The Montipora capricornis isolate CH-2021 chromosome 1, ASM3666992v2, whole genome shotgun sequence genome contains a region encoding:
- the LOC138057576 gene encoding uncharacterized protein yields MATFNATLNDLQACKIESRLLQMSPVEKGGRIGAVQSSWEFYTHFQFTNSICHDTEDTIDTISGPSSAKKRKKERHDIENKKLELFEQAVVVIKAPHPATGDSPAHETNEAHVFGKYVGLTLSKLAPSTFRRAKKCISDVLFEFEEKDELEKANSTSFARNSTQRAFSRADYPSSLTSGLSYSDTSYASASNITPPGFNPYFYGSTHMQSAEQPSRPSLGVESSHRNQAFPPDFD; encoded by the exons ATGGCGACTTTCAATGCGACTTTGAATGACTTACAGGCCTGCAAAATAGAGTCGCGACTATTGCAGATGTCTCCTGTTGAAAAAG gggGAAGGATTGGTGCAGTGCAGTCTTCATGGGAGTTTTACACGCATTTTCAGTTCACCAACAGCATTTGCCATGACACAGAGGACACTATCGACACAATATCCGGTCCCTCGTCagccaaaaaaagaaagaaagaacgacatgacattgaaaacaagaaactaGAATTGTTTGAGCAAGCAGTGGTGGTGATTAAAGCGCCCCACCCTGCTACCGGCGACTCCCCGGCACACGAGACCAACGAAGCACATGTATTTGGAAAATACGTTGGATTGACATTGTCCAAACTGGCTCCATCCACATTTCGGAGAGCCAAGAAGTGCATTTCAGATGTACTTTTTGAATTCGAGGAAAAAGATGAGCTAGAAAAGGCCAACAGCACAAGTTTTGCCCGAAATTCAACTCAACGTGCATTCAGTAGAGCTGACTATCCTTCTAGCCTTACTTCTGGCTTAAGCTACAGTGACACCAGCTATGCTAGTGCTTCCAACATCACTCCGCCTGGGTTTAACCCATATTTCTATGGTAGTACACATATGCAGTCTGCCGAACAGCCGTCACGACCATCCTTAGGTGTTGAAAGCTCTCACAGGAACCAAGCATTCCCGCCAGACTTCGATTAG